One stretch of Xanthomonas sp. DAR 35659 DNA includes these proteins:
- the pgsA gene encoding CDP-diacylglycerol--glycerol-3-phosphate 3-phosphatidyltransferase: protein MKLTIPTWLTLLRILMIPVLVLVFYLPYTWTNFASAAIFGLAAFTDWLDGWVARRYHQYSAFGAFLDPVADKLMVAVALFLIVQGHPTPWMAFWAAVIVGREIAVSALREWMAEIGQRAKVRVAMIGKIKTTAQMVALLCLLYSVMPDGAPPESVWMGAFIFHVGDWTLAIASILTLLSGIQYLHAAWPSLRADERAAVAEKNAKKIEGNG from the coding sequence ATGAAGTTGACCATCCCCACCTGGCTCACGCTGCTGCGGATCCTGATGATCCCCGTGCTGGTGCTGGTGTTCTATCTGCCGTACACCTGGACCAACTTCGCCTCGGCGGCGATCTTCGGCTTGGCCGCCTTCACCGACTGGCTGGACGGCTGGGTGGCGCGGCGCTATCACCAGTACTCCGCGTTCGGCGCGTTCCTGGATCCGGTGGCGGACAAGCTGATGGTGGCGGTGGCGCTGTTCCTGATCGTGCAGGGCCACCCGACGCCGTGGATGGCGTTCTGGGCGGCGGTGATCGTCGGCCGCGAGATCGCGGTGTCGGCGCTGCGCGAATGGATGGCCGAGATCGGCCAGCGCGCCAAGGTGCGGGTGGCGATGATCGGCAAGATCAAGACCACCGCGCAGATGGTGGCGCTGCTGTGCCTGCTGTACTCGGTGATGCCCGACGGCGCGCCGCCGGAGAGCGTGTGGATGGGTGCGTTCATCTTCCACGTGGGCGACTGGACCCTGGCGATCGCGTCGATCCTGACCCTGTTGTCGGGCATCCAGTACCTGCATGCGGCCTGGCCCAGCCTGCGCGCCGACGAGCGCGCGGCGGTGGCGGAAAAGAACGCGAAGAAAATCGAAGGCAACGGTTGA
- the uvrC gene encoding excinuclease ABC subunit UvrC, whose amino-acid sequence MTATPHPAFDGKAFAANLSTAPGVYRMYAADDTLLYVGKAGALRKRVSSYFSASPKNARTMAMLAQVARMDVTVTRSEGEALLLENQLIKSLAPRYNVSLRDDKSYPFVLLTREEWPRIALHRGPRAVPGRYFGPYPGVTAVRETLNLMHKLFKLRSCEDSVFRNRSRPCLQYQIGRCSAPCVALVAADDYAESVRRATMFLDGRSDQLGEELVQAMQAASEQLEFERAARLRDLLGSLRSMQSRQYVDGRAADLDVLACAMQGANACVLLLAFRDGRNLGTRAFFPKTNGEDSAAEVLGAFVSQYYAEQPPPREVLLDREIPDAELIEAALASAAERKVQLKWNVRGERAGYLELASRNAQATLANELTSRNAQHARSEALREMLGLAEPVKRAECFDISHTMGEATVASCVVFDASGPVRSQYRRYNISGIEPGDDYAAMRQAIERRFRRAAEGDKADVVLPDVLLIDGGAGQLAQANAALADLGVEGILVIGVAKGAERRAGHETLVMPDGRELRPGAASPALQFIQQVRDEAHRFAITGHRGRRQKARMTSKLEDIPGIGPRRRASLLKHFGGLAGLKAAGEAEIARVEGINDALAARIYANLHGLPVPDSAGE is encoded by the coding sequence ATGACCGCGACCCCGCACCCCGCGTTCGACGGCAAGGCCTTCGCCGCCAACCTCAGCACCGCACCCGGCGTCTACCGCATGTACGCGGCCGACGATACCTTGCTGTACGTCGGCAAGGCCGGCGCGCTGCGCAAGCGCGTGTCCAGCTATTTCAGCGCCTCGCCGAAGAACGCGCGGACCATGGCGATGCTGGCCCAGGTCGCGCGCATGGACGTGACCGTGACCCGCAGCGAGGGCGAGGCGCTGCTGCTGGAAAACCAGCTGATCAAGTCGCTGGCGCCGCGCTACAACGTGTCGCTGCGCGACGACAAGAGCTATCCGTTCGTGCTGCTGACCCGCGAGGAGTGGCCGCGCATCGCGCTGCACCGCGGCCCGCGCGCGGTACCCGGTCGCTACTTCGGTCCGTATCCGGGCGTGACCGCGGTACGCGAGACGCTGAACCTGATGCACAAGCTGTTCAAGCTGCGCAGTTGCGAGGACAGCGTGTTCCGCAACCGCTCGCGGCCGTGCCTGCAGTACCAGATCGGCCGCTGCAGCGCGCCGTGCGTGGCGCTGGTGGCGGCCGACGACTACGCCGAATCGGTGCGCCGCGCGACGATGTTCCTGGACGGGCGCAGCGACCAGCTCGGCGAGGAGCTGGTGCAGGCGATGCAGGCGGCCAGCGAACAACTGGAGTTCGAACGCGCCGCGCGCCTGCGCGACCTGCTTGGCTCGCTGCGCAGCATGCAGAGCCGACAGTACGTGGACGGCCGCGCCGCCGACCTGGACGTGCTGGCCTGCGCGATGCAGGGCGCCAACGCCTGCGTGCTGCTGCTGGCGTTCCGCGACGGCCGCAATCTCGGTACCCGCGCGTTCTTCCCCAAGACCAACGGCGAGGACAGCGCCGCCGAAGTGCTGGGCGCCTTCGTGTCGCAGTACTACGCCGAGCAGCCGCCGCCGCGCGAGGTGCTGCTGGACCGCGAGATCCCCGACGCCGAGCTGATCGAGGCGGCGCTGGCCTCGGCCGCCGAGCGCAAGGTGCAGTTGAAATGGAACGTGCGCGGCGAGCGCGCCGGTTACCTGGAACTGGCCAGCCGCAACGCGCAGGCCACGCTGGCCAACGAGTTGACCAGCCGCAACGCGCAGCATGCGCGCAGCGAAGCGCTGCGCGAGATGCTGGGGCTGGCCGAGCCGGTCAAGCGCGCCGAATGTTTCGACATCAGCCACACCATGGGCGAGGCCACTGTGGCTTCTTGCGTGGTGTTCGACGCCAGCGGCCCGGTGCGCAGCCAGTACCGGCGCTACAACATCAGCGGCATCGAGCCGGGCGACGACTACGCGGCGATGCGGCAGGCGATCGAACGCCGCTTCCGCCGCGCCGCCGAAGGCGACAAGGCCGACGTGGTGCTGCCCGACGTGCTGCTGATCGACGGCGGCGCCGGGCAGTTGGCGCAGGCCAACGCCGCGCTCGCCGACCTGGGCGTGGAGGGCATCCTGGTGATCGGCGTGGCCAAGGGCGCCGAACGCCGCGCCGGCCACGAGACGCTGGTGATGCCGGACGGGCGCGAACTGCGTCCCGGCGCGGCTTCGCCGGCGCTGCAGTTCATTCAGCAGGTGCGTGACGAGGCGCACCGTTTCGCCATCACCGGCCACCGCGGACGGCGCCAGAAGGCGCGCATGACCAGCAAGCTGGAGGACATTCCCGGCATCGGCCCGCGCCGCCGCGCCAGCCTGTTGAAGCATTTCGGCGGGTTGGCCGGGCTGAAAGCCGCCGGCGAAGCGGAGATCGCGCGCGTGGAGGGCATCAACGACGCACTGGCCGCGCGAATCTACGCTAACCTGCACGGACTGCCGGTACCCGATTCGGCAGGCGAGTAG
- a CDS encoding low molecular weight protein-tyrosine-phosphatase, producing the protein MKLLLVCLGNICRSPMAEGALRHHLERSPLAGQVQVDSAGTGGWHRGEPPDRRAIACARGHGVDIAGLRARQLRDADFAGFDWILCADAANLRDVRQRAPDAARERIALWLPWAGMEGRREIPDPYTGGSAQFEEVWALVDEAAARSVTRLSLDGGSGIIER; encoded by the coding sequence ATGAAGCTGCTGCTCGTCTGCCTGGGCAACATCTGCCGCTCGCCGATGGCCGAGGGCGCGCTGCGCCATCATCTGGAGCGCTCGCCGCTGGCTGGCCAGGTGCAGGTGGATTCGGCCGGCACCGGCGGCTGGCATCGCGGCGAGCCGCCGGACCGGCGCGCCATCGCCTGCGCCCGCGGCCATGGCGTAGACATCGCCGGGCTGCGCGCGCGGCAACTGCGCGATGCCGACTTCGCCGGGTTCGACTGGATCCTGTGCGCCGACGCGGCCAACCTGCGCGATGTGCGCCAGCGCGCGCCGGATGCCGCGCGCGAACGGATCGCGCTGTGGCTGCCCTGGGCCGGGATGGAGGGCCGTCGCGAGATCCCCGATCCCTACACCGGCGGCAGCGCGCAATTCGAGGAGGTCTGGGCCCTCGTGGACGAGGCCGCGGCGCGCAGCGTGACGCGACTCTCCCTAGACGGCGGCTCCGGCATAATCGAGCGATGA
- the kdsB gene encoding 3-deoxy-manno-octulosonate cytidylyltransferase, producing MSAPPPFVVAVPARYAASRLPGKPLRALGGEPLVRHVARRALAAGAQQVWVAADDPRIAAAVADLDGVHVALTSTAHASGTDRLAECADIAGWDDATLVVNLQGDEPFAPAAGIVAVAQALAASGADMATLGTPVESAESLFDPNVVKLVRAANGDALYFSRAPIPWHRDAFAASRTHLPPGPWLRHIGIYAYRAGFLRRFAAMPPGGLEQVEALEQLRVLEAGFRIAVALSPAPFPPGVDTPEDLARAEAHLRSLA from the coding sequence ATGAGCGCGCCGCCCCCCTTCGTGGTCGCCGTGCCGGCGCGTTATGCCGCTTCGCGCCTGCCCGGCAAGCCCTTGCGCGCGCTCGGCGGCGAACCGTTGGTGCGGCACGTGGCGCGCCGCGCGCTCGCCGCCGGCGCGCAGCAGGTCTGGGTGGCCGCGGACGATCCGCGCATCGCCGCGGCGGTGGCCGACCTGGACGGCGTGCATGTCGCGCTGACTTCGACGGCGCACGCCTCGGGCACCGACCGCCTGGCCGAATGCGCCGACATCGCCGGCTGGGACGACGCCACCCTGGTGGTCAACCTGCAGGGCGACGAGCCGTTCGCGCCGGCGGCGGGCATCGTCGCGGTGGCGCAGGCGCTGGCCGCCAGCGGCGCGGACATGGCCACGCTGGGCACGCCGGTGGAGTCGGCCGAGAGCCTGTTCGATCCGAACGTGGTCAAGCTGGTGCGTGCCGCCAATGGGGATGCGCTGTACTTCAGCCGCGCGCCGATCCCGTGGCATCGCGACGCCTTCGCCGCCTCGCGCACGCACCTGCCGCCGGGGCCGTGGCTGCGCCATATCGGCATCTACGCCTACCGCGCCGGCTTCCTGCGCCGCTTCGCGGCGATGCCGCCGGGCGGTCTGGAACAGGTGGAGGCGCTGGAGCAACTGCGGGTGCTGGAAGCCGGCTTCCGCATCGCCGTGGCGCTGTCGCCGGCGCCGTTCCCGCCCGGGGTCGACACCCCCGAGGACCTGGCCCGCGCCGAGGCGCACCTGCGCAGCCTGGCATGA
- a CDS encoding TonB-dependent siderophore receptor → MNLPVRSARLAAPPVCVPVHRRALCLALAALLAPLAASAADADASTADAATTGDAAPTLLDKLQVVAQRSDGYTPPASATGTGLVLSPLQTPQSVSTIGREQMDDFGLGNANAVLALATGVNVEKIETDRTYYNARGFDITNFQVDGLGLPFTNGGAEGDLDTAMYERVEVLRGANGLLSSTGNPSATVNFVRKRPTQELQGSVGVTAGSWDTRRVDADLAGKLNRSGSVRGRIVAAGQDGDSYLDRYSLKKRSVYGIVEADLSDSTLLSVGASYQKNEPHGGMWGALPLYYSDGSATDYARSTSTSADWSYWNSTDKRAFVELQQALGGGWQLKAALNYRKLESDGNLFYAYGTPDRATGLGLYSYPSRYFSHETQKYADLYASGPFVLGGREHELVAGVKWAGIDVSQVSTYPDSRDTSAWFALPSLENWTGDIALPAFTTAPTGAEFDMIRRSAYATARWNLSDALKLITGVNHTRIESRGQNYGVQHAYDDSETTPFVGAVYTFDPNYALYASYAEIFNPQTELDRNLRVLDPITGSNAELGIKGQWLQQRVNASFALFRAKQDNTAEADTYVGTLQTYKPVDATSTGYEFDLAGRLGDHWQLNAGYTQLSLKDDAGRNVRTYVPRRTFKLATTYTVPQWEALKLGATLTWQGDIYRDQQALDTSGNEIFTRQNSYALLGLMAHYDFTPQLSATLNVYNVTDRKYINSLYWAQGYYGAPRNTALSLTYRF, encoded by the coding sequence ATGAACCTTCCCGTCCGTTCCGCCCGGCTCGCCGCACCGCCGGTTTGTGTCCCCGTCCATCGCCGCGCGCTGTGCCTGGCGCTCGCCGCCCTGCTGGCGCCGTTGGCCGCCAGCGCGGCCGACGCGGATGCGAGCACCGCCGACGCGGCCACGACCGGCGACGCCGCGCCGACGCTGCTGGACAAGCTGCAAGTGGTCGCGCAGCGCAGCGACGGCTATACCCCGCCGGCCAGCGCCACCGGCACCGGCCTGGTGTTGAGCCCCCTGCAGACGCCGCAGTCGGTGAGCACGATCGGCCGCGAGCAGATGGACGATTTCGGCCTGGGCAACGCCAACGCGGTGCTGGCCCTGGCGACCGGCGTCAACGTGGAGAAGATCGAGACCGACCGCACCTACTACAACGCGCGCGGCTTCGACATCACCAATTTCCAGGTCGACGGGCTGGGCCTGCCGTTCACCAACGGTGGCGCCGAGGGCGACCTGGACACGGCGATGTACGAGCGCGTGGAGGTGCTGCGCGGCGCCAACGGCCTGCTGTCCTCGACAGGCAACCCGTCGGCGACGGTCAACTTCGTGCGCAAGCGCCCGACCCAGGAACTGCAGGGCAGCGTCGGCGTCACCGCCGGCAGCTGGGACACGCGGCGCGTGGACGCCGACCTGGCCGGCAAGCTCAATCGCAGCGGCAGCGTGCGCGGGCGCATCGTCGCAGCCGGCCAGGACGGCGACAGCTACCTGGACCGCTATTCGCTGAAGAAGCGCAGCGTCTACGGCATCGTCGAAGCCGATCTGAGCGACAGCACCTTGCTCAGCGTCGGCGCCAGCTACCAGAAGAACGAACCCCACGGCGGCATGTGGGGCGCCCTGCCCCTGTACTACAGCGACGGCAGCGCCACCGACTACGCGCGCTCGACCAGCACCTCGGCCGACTGGTCGTACTGGAACAGCACCGACAAGCGCGCCTTCGTGGAACTGCAGCAGGCGCTGGGCGGCGGCTGGCAGCTCAAGGCCGCACTGAACTACCGCAAGCTGGAGTCGGACGGCAACCTGTTCTACGCCTACGGCACGCCGGACCGCGCCACCGGGCTGGGGCTGTACTCCTATCCCTCGCGTTACTTCAGCCACGAGACCCAGAAGTACGCCGACCTCTACGCCAGCGGCCCGTTCGTCCTGGGCGGACGCGAGCACGAACTTGTGGCCGGCGTGAAGTGGGCCGGCATCGACGTCTCGCAGGTCTCCACCTACCCCGATTCCCGCGACACCAGCGCCTGGTTCGCGCTGCCCAGCCTGGAGAACTGGACCGGCGACATCGCCTTGCCGGCGTTCACCACCGCGCCGACCGGCGCGGAGTTCGACATGATCCGCCGCAGCGCCTACGCCACCGCGCGCTGGAACCTGAGCGACGCGCTGAAGCTGATCACCGGCGTCAACCACACCCGGATCGAGAGCCGCGGCCAGAACTACGGCGTGCAGCACGCCTACGACGACAGCGAGACCACCCCGTTCGTCGGTGCGGTCTACACCTTCGATCCGAACTACGCGCTGTACGCCAGCTATGCGGAGATCTTCAATCCGCAGACCGAACTGGACCGCAACCTGCGGGTGCTGGACCCGATCACCGGCAGCAACGCCGAACTGGGCATCAAGGGCCAGTGGCTGCAGCAGCGGGTCAACGCCTCGTTCGCGCTGTTCCGCGCCAAGCAGGACAACACCGCCGAAGCCGACACCTACGTCGGCACGCTGCAGACCTACAAGCCGGTGGACGCGACCTCCACCGGCTACGAGTTCGACCTCGCCGGCCGGCTCGGCGACCACTGGCAGCTCAACGCCGGCTACACCCAGCTGAGCCTCAAGGACGATGCCGGCCGCAACGTGCGCACCTATGTGCCGCGCCGCACCTTCAAGCTCGCCACCACTTACACCGTCCCGCAGTGGGAAGCGCTGAAACTGGGCGCGACGCTGACCTGGCAAGGCGATATCTACCGCGATCAGCAAGCGCTGGATACCAGCGGCAACGAGATCTTCACCCGCCAGAACAGCTATGCGCTGCTCGGGCTGATGGCGCACTACGACTTCACCCCGCAGCTCAGCGCCACGCTCAACGTCTACAACGTCACCGACCGCAAGTACATCAACAGCCTGTACTGGGCGCAGGGCTACTACGGCGCACCCCGTAACACCGCCCTGTCGCTGACCTACAGGTTCTAG
- a CDS encoding phage tail sheath family protein, with protein MKNFPYPGVSIVEIPTSRTILHAETSVPAFVGVAERGAFNTPTLIESWAAYVREFGHLAWQAFNAWAVHAFFQEGGERCHVVRLQDSGGTPATLELAGATLMAASNGDWGNSLCVYLTDSGGGHSVAGDAAQPLRLNLQVLLPASRVHETGANATARLSRQLLGAYANHNQLAQVTLGDCLYYILESFTELADLGPESQQRINSQSMFVRVGVPASGRATSVGAPPSPLAGGHDGTLAFQAGLETLKEIQGIGLLATPDTVGMADSAGNSDIAQQRQRARQTLLQCEQQAITFHVVDPPYGLDIQNVLAFKVGTPHAEPLNSSYGALYYPWVWIRSPFDNGKVPMPPSGPVLACYVRSDAENGVWTSPAGIHNGAMRTVVDLETRVGDAEQNELNPNGINALRKFLDAYVVYGARTLSLESDWTYVLVRRLFIHIEQSLKISHQWTVFEKSDSMLWAAVSREINAFLTSLWREGALVGSNPSEAFNVICNASNNPAEAQAQGRLYVDIGLAPIYPTEFIALPIVLTTAAAVER; from the coding sequence GTGAAGAACTTTCCGTACCCCGGCGTCTCGATCGTTGAAATTCCGACCTCGCGCACCATCCTGCACGCCGAGACCTCCGTCCCGGCCTTCGTTGGGGTGGCCGAACGTGGGGCGTTCAACACCCCGACCCTGATCGAGAGTTGGGCTGCCTACGTCCGTGAATTCGGTCACCTGGCCTGGCAAGCATTCAACGCGTGGGCCGTGCATGCGTTCTTCCAGGAAGGCGGCGAGCGATGTCATGTCGTGCGTCTGCAGGACAGCGGCGGTACGCCCGCCACGCTTGAACTGGCTGGTGCGACGTTGATGGCGGCCAGCAACGGCGACTGGGGTAACAGCCTATGCGTCTATTTGACCGACAGCGGCGGCGGTCACTCCGTTGCCGGTGACGCGGCGCAGCCGCTGCGATTGAACTTGCAGGTGCTTCTGCCCGCATCGCGCGTCCACGAGACCGGCGCGAATGCGACCGCGCGATTGTCTAGACAGTTGCTTGGCGCCTACGCGAACCACAACCAACTGGCGCAGGTCACGCTCGGCGACTGTCTTTATTACATCCTGGAAAGCTTCACTGAGTTGGCGGATCTTGGTCCGGAATCACAACAGCGCATCAACAGTCAGTCGATGTTCGTCCGTGTCGGGGTGCCGGCCAGCGGGCGCGCAACCAGCGTCGGCGCACCGCCAAGCCCGTTGGCCGGCGGCCATGATGGAACGTTGGCGTTCCAGGCGGGTCTGGAGACGCTGAAGGAGATACAGGGCATCGGCCTACTGGCCACCCCGGATACGGTCGGCATGGCCGACAGCGCCGGCAATAGCGATATCGCACAGCAGCGCCAGAGGGCGCGACAGACGTTGCTGCAATGCGAGCAGCAGGCCATCACGTTCCATGTGGTCGACCCGCCCTACGGGCTGGACATACAGAATGTGCTGGCATTCAAGGTCGGCACCCCACATGCCGAGCCGCTGAACTCCAGCTACGGCGCCCTGTACTACCCGTGGGTCTGGATTCGCAGTCCCTTCGACAACGGCAAGGTGCCGATGCCGCCCTCAGGTCCTGTATTGGCCTGCTATGTCCGCAGCGATGCCGAGAACGGCGTGTGGACATCTCCGGCAGGCATCCATAATGGCGCGATGCGGACGGTTGTCGATCTGGAGACGAGAGTGGGCGATGCCGAGCAAAACGAACTCAATCCAAATGGCATCAATGCGCTGCGAAAATTCCTCGACGCCTACGTCGTGTATGGCGCGCGCACGCTCTCGTTGGAAAGCGACTGGACGTATGTTCTTGTCCGCCGTCTGTTCATCCATATCGAGCAAAGCCTGAAAATCAGCCATCAATGGACGGTGTTCGAGAAAAGTGACTCGATGCTGTGGGCAGCAGTCAGCCGCGAGATCAACGCATTCCTGACCTCGCTATGGCGGGAGGGCGCATTGGTCGGATCAAACCCGAGCGAAGCGTTCAATGTGATCTGCAACGCCTCCAACAATCCGGCGGAGGCACAGGCGCAGGGCCGGCTCTACGTCGATATTGGCTTGGCGCCGATCTATCCAACGGAGTTCATTGCCCTGCCTATCGTGCTGACGACCGCTGCAGCCGTCGAAAGGTAA
- the lpxK gene encoding tetraacyldisaccharide 4'-kinase, translating to MSRGPHTPGYWYGHGTPPLHARLLTPLYAAAIGLRRALYRRGWRKRHSVAVPVVVVGNLTAGGTGKTPLTIALVRKLQEAGWTPGVASRGYGRSQDKVARWIEPGTTPELGGDEPVLIAHKTGVPVRVDRDRVAAARALLQAGCDIVVCDDGLQHYRLQRDVEIEVVDGHRRYGNGRLLPAGPLREPVERGRECDFRVINLGQASDAGEVQAGFGEWAMRLRIDSAQPLRGGRTRPLRSFAGQRVHAVAGIAHPQRFFDMLRAQGIGVVPHAFPDHHRYRAADLSFGSELPVLMTEKDAVKCAAFVNDWCFSVPLVAELPAAFWIGLLDRLDKLRGRAGEAGD from the coding sequence ATGAGTCGCGGCCCGCACACGCCTGGCTACTGGTACGGCCATGGCACGCCGCCGCTGCATGCGCGGCTGCTGACCCCGCTGTACGCGGCGGCGATCGGCCTGCGCCGCGCGCTGTACCGACGCGGTTGGCGCAAGCGCCACAGCGTCGCGGTGCCGGTGGTGGTGGTCGGCAACCTCACCGCCGGCGGCACCGGCAAGACCCCCCTGACCATCGCCTTGGTGCGCAAGCTGCAGGAGGCCGGCTGGACCCCCGGCGTCGCCTCGCGCGGCTACGGCCGCAGCCAGGACAAGGTCGCGCGCTGGATCGAGCCGGGCACCACGCCGGAACTGGGCGGCGACGAGCCGGTGCTGATCGCGCACAAGACCGGCGTGCCGGTGCGGGTCGACCGCGACCGCGTCGCCGCCGCGCGCGCGCTGCTGCAGGCCGGTTGCGACATCGTGGTCTGCGACGACGGCCTGCAGCATTACCGCCTGCAGCGCGACGTCGAGATCGAGGTGGTCGACGGCCATCGCCGCTACGGCAACGGCCGCCTGCTGCCGGCCGGGCCGCTGCGCGAGCCGGTCGAGCGCGGCCGCGAATGCGATTTCCGGGTCATCAACCTGGGCCAGGCCAGCGACGCCGGCGAGGTCCAGGCCGGCTTCGGCGAGTGGGCGATGCGCCTGCGCATCGACAGCGCGCAGCCGCTGCGGGGCGGCCGCACGCGGCCGCTGCGCAGCTTCGCCGGGCAGCGCGTGCACGCCGTCGCCGGCATCGCCCATCCGCAGCGCTTCTTCGACATGCTGCGCGCGCAGGGCATCGGCGTGGTGCCGCATGCGTTTCCGGACCATCACCGCTATCGCGCCGCGGACCTCTCGTTCGGCAGCGAGCTGCCGGTCCTGATGACCGAGAAGGATGCAGTCAAGTGCGCCGCCTTCGTCAACGACTGGTGCTTCAGCGTGCCGCTGGTGGCCGAACTGCCGGCGGCGTTCTGGATCGGCCTGCTGGACCGGCTGGACAAGCTGCGCGGTCGCGCGGGCGAGGCTGGCGACTAG
- the msbA gene encoding lipid A export permease/ATP-binding protein MsbA — protein sequence MNVPTDVPVQDSPWRTYRRLLSYAGGYRGLLLIAAVGALLEALAGSGFLALMKPITDETFIARNREVAMWLPLQIVGLFVLRGIAGYITDMSMGRAARSIARDFRVNVLDKYLRLPGSRFDAEPVASMLVRLGSDSDQVAQAAVDAMKVMVQQTLQIVGALAVMLWYSWSVTVTILLVAPPLSWVMDRVAKRYRRVSHRIQESNADLMQTAEQALSGNQEVKVYGARASEMERYRQLADTNLRLAMKVESTRGISSAAVQLLGAIGLAVLLLMAGHEALAGRLTAGEFVSLMTAMMAIIPALKNLTNVQNMLQRGVASAQRLFVVLDAPEEQDSGTRRIERAQGRIEFREVTAAYPGQARPALAEVSFVAEPGTVTAIVGRSGSGKSSLVKLIPRFYDPQSGQILLDGQPLQDYRLDDLRRQIALVGQQVMLFDGTIAENVAYGEMREADAARLRQAIADANAMEFVEHLPDGLQAQVGAKGGRLSGGQRQRLAIARAMLKDAPILILDEATAALDNESERLVQDALQRLMPERTTLVIAHRLSTIEHADQVLVMDNGRIVERGTHQALLAQGGLYAHLHSMQFRERQGG from the coding sequence GTGAACGTACCCACCGACGTGCCCGTCCAGGATTCGCCCTGGCGGACCTATCGCCGTTTGTTGTCCTATGCCGGCGGCTATCGCGGCCTGCTGCTGATCGCCGCGGTCGGCGCGCTGCTGGAGGCGCTGGCCGGTTCCGGCTTCCTGGCGCTGATGAAGCCGATCACCGACGAGACCTTCATCGCCCGCAACCGCGAGGTGGCGATGTGGCTGCCGCTGCAGATCGTGGGCCTGTTCGTGCTGCGCGGTATCGCCGGCTACATCACCGACATGTCGATGGGCCGCGCGGCGCGCAGCATCGCCCGCGATTTCCGGGTCAACGTGCTGGACAAGTACTTGCGCCTGCCGGGCAGCCGTTTCGATGCCGAGCCGGTGGCCTCGATGCTGGTGCGGCTGGGGTCGGACAGCGACCAGGTGGCGCAGGCCGCGGTCGATGCGATGAAGGTGATGGTGCAGCAGACGCTGCAGATCGTCGGCGCGCTGGCGGTGATGCTCTGGTATAGCTGGAGCGTGACCGTGACCATCCTGTTGGTGGCGCCGCCGCTGTCGTGGGTCATGGATCGCGTCGCCAAGCGCTACCGGCGGGTCAGCCACCGTATCCAGGAGAGCAACGCGGATTTGATGCAGACCGCCGAGCAGGCGTTGTCCGGCAACCAGGAGGTCAAGGTGTACGGCGCGCGCGCCAGCGAGATGGAGCGCTACCGGCAGTTGGCCGACACCAATCTGCGTCTGGCGATGAAGGTCGAATCCACCCGCGGCATCTCCTCGGCGGCGGTGCAGCTGCTGGGTGCGATCGGCCTGGCCGTGCTGCTGCTGATGGCCGGCCACGAGGCCCTGGCCGGACGCCTGACCGCCGGCGAGTTCGTCTCGCTGATGACCGCGATGATGGCGATCATCCCGGCGCTGAAGAACCTCACCAATGTGCAGAACATGCTGCAGCGGGGCGTGGCCTCGGCGCAGCGGCTGTTCGTGGTGCTGGATGCGCCCGAGGAACAGGACAGCGGCACCCGCCGCATCGAGCGCGCGCAGGGCCGGATCGAGTTCCGTGAGGTCACCGCCGCCTACCCGGGGCAGGCGCGGCCGGCGCTGGCCGAGGTCAGCTTCGTCGCCGAACCCGGCACCGTCACCGCCATCGTCGGCCGCTCCGGCAGCGGCAAGTCGAGCCTGGTCAAGCTGATCCCGCGCTTCTACGACCCGCAATCCGGGCAGATCCTGCTCGATGGCCAGCCGTTGCAGGACTATCGCCTGGACGACCTGCGCCGGCAGATCGCCCTGGTCGGCCAGCAGGTGATGCTGTTCGACGGCACCATCGCCGAGAACGTGGCCTACGGCGAGATGCGCGAGGCCGACGCGGCGCGACTGCGCCAGGCGATCGCCGACGCCAACGCGATGGAGTTCGTCGAGCACCTGCCGGACGGCCTGCAGGCGCAGGTCGGGGCCAAGGGCGGACGTCTCTCGGGCGGCCAGCGCCAGCGCCTGGCGATCGCCCGGGCGATGCTCAAGGATGCGCCGATCCTGATCCTCGACGAGGCCACCGCGGCGCTGGACAACGAATCCGAGCGCCTGGTGCAGGACGCGCTGCAGCGGCTGATGCCCGAGCGCACCACCCTGGTCATCGCGCACCGCCTGTCCACCATCGAACACGCCGACCAGGTGCTGGTGATGGACAACGGCCGCATCGTCGAGCGCGGCACCCACCAGGCGCTGCTCGCGCAGGGCGGCCTGTACGCGCATCTGCACAGCATGCAGTTCCGCGAAAGGCAGGGCGGATGA